In Verrucomicrobiota bacterium, a single window of DNA contains:
- a CDS encoding carbohydrate-binding domain-containing protein, with amino-acid sequence LQYWAYADQDQGNTDTGTNYRPGTEGDVDILESAPGEYRVSKTRNGEFLEYSVDVQAGVYDVILYAASGDPNPGNLALKINGHSLGVLDITNTGTWNNLQAFTLENVTLEGGNNRYLRLEIIGGYFDMDAIEFVASSIPE; translated from the coding sequence ACTCCAGTATTGGGCTTACGCTGATCAAGACCAAGGCAATACCGATACCGGAACAAACTATCGTCCCGGAACTGAAGGTGATGTGGATATCCTAGAAAGTGCCCCTGGAGAATATCGGGTGAGCAAAACTCGAAACGGCGAGTTTCTCGAATATTCAGTAGATGTACAAGCCGGGGTCTATGATGTGATCCTTTATGCTGCTAGCGGTGATCCCAATCCCGGAAATCTTGCCCTGAAGATAAATGGTCACTCATTAGGGGTGCTCGATATTACAAATACCGGCACCTGGAACAATTTGCAGGCTTTCACTCTAGAGAATGTTACACTTGAAGGTGGAAACAATCGTTACCTCAGGCTCGAGATTATCGGAGGCTACTTCGATATGGATGCCATCGAATTTGTTGCAAGTAGTATCCCAGAATAG